In Streptococcus dysgalactiae subsp. dysgalactiae, the following are encoded in one genomic region:
- the aroB gene encoding 3-dehydroquinate synthase, producing MPQTLHVHSRVKDYDILFTDDVLTTLGDCLGERKQRKLLFLTDQTVYDLYHPLFQDLCHRYTAFVHVCPPGGQSKSLDRASAIYEQLITENFSKKDMIITVGGGVIGDLGGFVAATFYRGIPYIQIPTTLLSQVDSSIGGKVGVHFKGLTNMIGSIYPPESIIISTRFLETLPQREFSCGISEMLKIGFIHNRALFQQLLARPKIGPYQGLEDLICQSIANKKRIVEQDEFENGLRMSLNFGHTLGHAIESLCHHDFYHHGEAIAIGMVVEAKLAVLKGHLSQEDLDNLLQAFECCQLPTSLEKNEVSAQALFDVFKTDKKNSDQHILFILPTETGFTTLAIAKDDQAFVKTLEDLL from the coding sequence ATGCCACAAACACTTCATGTCCATTCTCGGGTTAAGGACTATGATATTCTATTTACCGATGATGTCTTAACTACCTTGGGTGATTGCCTTGGTGAGCGCAAACAACGCAAACTGTTGTTTCTCACTGACCAAACCGTCTATGACTTGTATCACCCCCTCTTCCAAGACCTATGTCATCGCTATACCGCCTTTGTTCACGTCTGTCCACCAGGTGGTCAATCCAAATCCTTGGACCGCGCCAGTGCTATCTATGAACAGCTCATCACTGAGAACTTTTCAAAAAAAGACATGATTATCACAGTTGGTGGCGGCGTTATTGGAGATCTGGGAGGCTTTGTTGCGGCTACTTTTTACCGTGGTATTCCCTACATTCAAATCCCAACCACCTTGCTAAGCCAAGTAGACAGTAGCATCGGTGGCAAGGTTGGTGTTCACTTTAAAGGATTGACCAATATGATTGGGAGTATCTACCCTCCTGAATCCATTATTATTTCAACTCGTTTTTTAGAGACCTTACCTCAGCGAGAATTCTCCTGCGGCATCAGTGAGATGCTGAAAATTGGTTTTATCCATAATCGAGCACTTTTTCAGCAATTACTTGCTCGTCCCAAAATAGGTCCTTATCAGGGACTTGAAGACCTCATTTGTCAATCGATTGCCAACAAAAAACGCATTGTTGAACAGGACGAGTTCGAAAATGGCTTGCGCATGTCCTTAAATTTTGGGCATACCCTGGGCCATGCTATTGAATCGCTCTGCCATCATGATTTTTACCATCATGGTGAAGCCATCGCCATTGGTATGGTAGTGGAAGCCAAATTAGCTGTTTTAAAAGGTCACTTATCTCAAGAAGACTTAGATAATCTCCTTCAGGCCTTTGAATGTTGCCAGTTACCAACCAGTCTCGAGAAAAATGAGGTATCCGCTCAAGCTCTTTTTGACGTTTTTAAAACTGACAAGAAAAATTCTGACCAGCATATCCTCTTTATATTGCCTACAGAAACAGGTTTTACCACCCTAGCCATTGCCAAGGATGACCAAGCATTTGTTAAGACTTTAGAAGATTTGCTTTAA
- a CDS encoding bifunctional 3-deoxy-7-phosphoheptulonate synthase/chorismate mutase: MKDIMSDFRKQGCSKRNFIVGPCSIESYDHIRLAASSAKKLGYTYFRGGAYKPRTSPTSFQGLGLEGIKYLHDVCQEFDLTSVSEIMSDSQLEEAYDYLDVIQVGARNMQNFEFLKTLAHVDKPILFKRGLMATIEEFMGALSYLQEAGKTNIILCERGIRGYDVETRNMLDIMAVPIIQQKTDLPIIVDVSHSTGRRDLLLPAAKVAKAVGANGIMMEVHPDPDHALSDAAQQINYDQLDQLGRDLWQD, from the coding sequence ATGAAAGACATCATGTCAGATTTTCGGAAACAGGGATGCTCAAAGAGAAACTTTATCGTAGGACCCTGCTCCATTGAATCTTATGATCACATTAGATTGGCAGCTTCAAGCGCTAAAAAATTAGGATACACCTATTTTAGAGGAGGTGCTTATAAACCGAGAACCTCACCTACTTCTTTCCAAGGGTTAGGCCTTGAAGGGATTAAATATTTACATGACGTTTGTCAGGAATTTGATTTAACCTCTGTTAGCGAAATCATGTCTGACAGTCAGTTAGAAGAAGCCTATGATTACTTGGATGTGATTCAAGTTGGCGCTCGAAACATGCAAAACTTTGAGTTTTTAAAAACGTTAGCTCATGTTGATAAACCAATCCTGTTTAAACGTGGCTTGATGGCTACCATTGAGGAATTTATGGGCGCGCTCTCCTATCTTCAAGAAGCAGGAAAAACAAATATCATTTTGTGTGAACGTGGTATCCGTGGTTACGATGTGGAAACCCGAAACATGCTTGATATTATGGCTGTGCCTATTATTCAGCAAAAAACCGATTTGCCCATTATTGTGGATGTGTCTCACTCTACAGGTAGGCGTGATCTTCTATTGCCTGCCGCTAAGGTGGCTAAGGCTGTCGGAGCTAATGGCATTATGATGGAGGTCCATCCTGACCCTGATCACGCCTTGTCAGATGCTGCGCAGCAAATTAATTACGATCAATTAGACCAACTTGGGCGTGATCTCTGGCAAGATTAA